In a genomic window of Sulfurimonas denitrificans DSM 1251:
- a CDS encoding triose-phosphate isomerase, whose amino-acid sequence MIIAANLKTNLTREKTAKYIKEVESFLNQHNISQEVFVFPAISNLISSSANVVVGAQNAYPTQNGAFTGEIGNEQLEEFGIKTILIGHSERRHVIGETQDSLIVKFNFYKNLGFKIIYCVGEPLHIREMGHEKMMEYISAQYVGIDAAYENLIIAYEPVWAIGTGLTPTLEDIKMIHKELKAKSTAPLLYGGSVKVTNVEEVLALDGVDGVLVGSAALYVEHFCTMCEYAQNIDKKNKKL is encoded by the coding sequence ATGATAATTGCAGCAAATCTAAAAACAAATTTAACAAGAGAAAAAACTGCCAAATATATAAAAGAGGTAGAGAGTTTTTTAAATCAACACAATATCTCTCAAGAAGTTTTTGTTTTTCCTGCAATTTCTAATCTTATAAGTAGCTCCGCCAATGTAGTTGTTGGTGCCCAAAATGCTTATCCTACCCAAAATGGGGCGTTTACTGGGGAGATAGGCAATGAGCAGTTAGAAGAGTTTGGTATAAAAACTATCCTAATTGGGCATAGTGAGAGACGACATGTTATAGGCGAGACACAAGACTCACTAATAGTAAAATTTAATTTTTACAAAAATCTCGGTTTCAAAATAATCTACTGTGTCGGAGAGCCTCTACATATAAGAGAGATGGGGCATGAAAAAATGATGGAGTATATCTCAGCACAGTATGTTGGTATTGACGCTGCTTATGAGAACCTTATCATCGCTTATGAGCCTGTCTGGGCGATTGGAACAGGACTTACTCCAACGCTTGAAGATATAAAAATGATACATAAAGAGTTAAAAGCAAAATCAACTGCACCGCTTCTTTATGGAGGAAGTGTAAAAGTCACAAATGTTGAAGAAGTTTTAGCGCTTGATGGCGTTGATGGCGTGTTAGTCGGAAGTGCGGCACTTTATGTCGAACACTTTTGTACAATGTGCGAGTACGCACAAAATATAGATAAAAAAAATAAAAAATTATAG
- a CDS encoding TorF family putative porin — translation MKLSKITLTAALAVTVLFGADEASDVTISSKMALTSNYIWRGMTQSDNSAALQGALDLGYKGLYLGVFGSNVEFGAENRASLELDIYGGYAGELYGIGYDVGLISYSYPNQSKELNFAEAYIGLSKDFEVVNIGAKYYSGIKTDELDPTDAWEVSLSAPLVMELTLSALYGDYDKVGNYYNVGITKALGKFEVGISYVGIEMDNNPNQDNLIATISTSF, via the coding sequence ATGAAATTGAGTAAAATTACTCTAACTGCAGCTTTAGCTGTAACTGTTTTATTTGGGGCAGATGAGGCATCTGATGTAACTATTAGTTCAAAAATGGCTCTTACTAGCAACTATATTTGGAGAGGTATGACTCAAAGTGATAACTCTGCTGCACTTCAAGGCGCCCTTGATTTAGGCTATAAAGGCTTGTACTTAGGTGTATTTGGTTCAAATGTAGAATTTGGTGCTGAAAATAGAGCCTCTTTAGAGTTAGATATATATGGTGGTTACGCAGGTGAACTATATGGAATTGGTTATGATGTTGGATTAATTAGCTATTCATATCCCAATCAATCTAAAGAGCTTAACTTTGCAGAAGCATATATTGGGCTAAGTAAAGATTTCGAAGTTGTAAATATTGGTGCAAAATATTACAGCGGAATTAAAACAGATGAGTTAGATCCTACTGATGCATGGGAAGTAAGTTTATCGGCACCTCTTGTAATGGAATTAACATTGAGCGCTCTTTATGGTGATTATGACAAAGTAGGAAACTACTACAACGTTGGAATTACTAAAGCGCTAGGCAAATTTGAAGTAGGCATCTCTTATGTAGGTATTGAGATGGATAATAATCCAAATCAGGATAACCTTATAGCCACAATAAGTACAAGTTTCTAG
- a CDS encoding phosphoglycerate kinase — translation MELLNIKNLDLAGKKVFIRCDFNVPMDEFGNISDDRRIRSAVSTINYCLDQECAVILASHLGRPEGEVVDKYSLIPIARRIQHLLRREVDLASDVVGEDALKRASELKSGQVLMLENLRYEAGETKNDKELSKKLASMADFYINDAFGVSHRAHASVEGITHFFDDKHKAAGFLLQKEIDFLGKIIQNPVRPFAAIVGGSKVSGKLEALINLLPRVDKVLIGGGMAFTFLKKLGYDIGASLVEDDLLEEAGRIMDEAKKLGVKFYLPVDVVVADKFSEDAISKIVSYQEIPPLWMGLDIGPATVRLYGEVLSDVQTVLWNGPMGVYEMDKFARGSNKIAHFVADSYATTIVGGGDTADLVQRIGVDDEMTFISTGGGASLELLEGKILPGVASLIRKKG, via the coding sequence TTGGAACTATTAAATATTAAAAATTTAGATTTAGCTGGTAAGAAAGTTTTTATAAGATGTGATTTTAATGTGCCGATGGATGAGTTTGGAAATATCTCAGATGACAGACGCATTCGCTCAGCAGTATCTACTATAAACTACTGTCTTGATCAGGAGTGTGCAGTAATTTTAGCATCTCATCTTGGTCGCCCAGAGGGAGAAGTTGTTGATAAGTATTCACTTATCCCAATTGCAAGGAGAATACAGCATCTCTTAAGAAGAGAAGTTGATCTCGCAAGCGACGTTGTTGGAGAGGACGCACTAAAGAGAGCGTCTGAACTTAAATCTGGTCAAGTCTTAATGCTTGAGAATCTTCGTTATGAAGCGGGTGAGACAAAAAACGATAAGGAACTTTCAAAAAAGTTGGCATCAATGGCAGATTTTTACATAAATGATGCTTTTGGTGTAAGCCATCGTGCTCATGCTTCTGTTGAGGGAATTACACATTTTTTTGACGACAAACATAAAGCAGCAGGATTTTTACTTCAAAAAGAGATAGATTTTTTGGGCAAAATCATACAAAATCCAGTACGTCCTTTTGCTGCAATAGTAGGAGGAAGTAAGGTTTCTGGAAAACTAGAAGCTCTTATAAACTTACTTCCACGTGTAGATAAGGTTCTAATTGGTGGCGGAATGGCTTTTACATTTTTGAAAAAACTGGGCTACGATATAGGTGCCTCACTTGTTGAGGATGACTTATTGGAAGAGGCTGGGCGAATTATGGATGAAGCAAAAAAACTTGGAGTTAAATTTTATCTCCCCGTTGATGTGGTAGTTGCCGATAAATTCTCAGAGGATGCTATAAGCAAAATTGTCTCATATCAAGAGATTCCGCCTCTTTGGATGGGATTAGACATAGGACCAGCTACAGTTAGACTCTATGGAGAGGTTTTAAGTGATGTTCAAACAGTCCTTTGGAATGGTCCAATGGGTGTTTATGAGATGGATAAATTTGCACGTGGCTCAAATAAAATAGCACATTTTGTTGCAGATAGTTACGCTACAACAATTGTTGGTGGTGGCGATACAGCCGACTTGGTGCAAAGAATTGGCGTTGATGATGAGATGACATTTATCTCAACTGGAGGAGGAGCCTCTCTGGAGCTCCTTGAGGGCAAAATTTTACCAGGCGTGGCATCTTTAATAAGAAAAAAAGGTTAA
- a CDS encoding tyrosine-type recombinase/integrase — protein sequence MKKLIKTKKVEFLKYLEDIRGYSDLTIKSYDESITEALKSIEFVQDKNHILLNLMPYRIKISTLNPKTISKKLSAIRSFADYLNDNEISVMLKGDDSIKVAKTLPKPISHVNIIEAINLASLDERVVVTLFYTLGLRISELASLELKNVSDEWVRVIGKGSKQRDVPLLEQSKKVLDEYLSKSPHKKFVFEKNGEKLSENSLRYIITKVFRRVGLKVSPHQLRHSFASQLLNGNAPIADVSELLGHSSMATTQIYTKLGSALKQQNYNMAHPLCGVKES from the coding sequence TTGAAAAAGTTAATAAAAACTAAAAAAGTGGAGTTTCTAAAATATCTAGAGGATATTAGAGGCTACTCAGACCTTACAATTAAAAGCTATGATGAGTCCATCACAGAAGCACTAAAGAGCATAGAATTTGTGCAAGATAAAAATCATATCCTCTTAAATCTTATGCCATATCGTATTAAGATTTCAACGCTAAACCCTAAAACAATCAGTAAAAAACTAAGTGCAATTCGCTCATTTGCAGACTACTTAAACGATAATGAGATAAGCGTTATGTTAAAGGGTGATGATAGCATTAAAGTTGCAAAAACATTACCAAAACCGATATCACATGTAAATATCATCGAAGCCATAAACTTAGCTTCTTTGGATGAGAGAGTGGTGGTTACTCTTTTTTATACACTAGGGCTTAGAATCTCTGAACTCGCCTCATTAGAGTTAAAAAATGTCTCTGATGAGTGGGTTAGAGTTATTGGAAAAGGCTCCAAACAAAGAGATGTACCGCTCTTAGAGCAGAGCAAAAAAGTTCTAGATGAGTATTTAAGCAAATCACCACATAAAAAGTTTGTTTTTGAAAAAAATGGCGAAAAATTAAGCGAAAACAGTCTAAGATATATCATTACAAAAGTCTTTAGAAGGGTTGGATTGAAAGTTTCTCCTCATCAGCTTCGTCACTCTTTTGCATCACAGCTACTCAATGGTAATGCGCCTATAGCAGATGTCAGTGAGTTACTTGGACACTCTTCTATGGCAACAACACAGATATATACTAAATTGGGCAGTGCTTTGAAACAACAAAACTATAATATGGCTCATCCACTTTGCGGAGTCAAAGAGTCATGA
- a CDS encoding HP0268 family nuclease, whose product MDLKFARTDVTAKPKKAELAKIEAAVEKDESVIFYFDKENSHKDLLELQDYFEAKGKSFYMNEVKYGLSDGEYMYQVHIIN is encoded by the coding sequence ATGGATTTGAAATTTGCAAGAACTGATGTTACAGCAAAGCCAAAAAAAGCAGAATTAGCGAAAATTGAGGCTGCAGTTGAAAAAGATGAGAGCGTGATTTTTTACTTTGATAAAGAAAATTCACACAAAGATTTACTAGAGCTTCAAGATTATTTTGAGGCAAAAGGAAAAAGCTTTTATATGAACGAAGTAAAATACGGACTCTCAGATGGAGAGTACATGTACCAAGTTCATATAATTAACTAA
- the nusA gene encoding transcription termination factor NusA — MEKILDIVEAIANEKGLKSDKVKEALKAAFIQTAKRIINSKFAFEAVINTQTKTIDIIQTITVVSDSDERLKDEEIAPAYISITEAREYDDQVELDDQLQIPHDLEEYGRTAASQLHREIEYHIQRVVEDEIFNKYKSKIGSLVNGRVTRVDNQNSTYIEIDEIRAVLPIKNRIKGEIFKVGDHLKAVVRRVDMNKENGIQIELSRTSPKFLEELLALEVPEISDGTVIVERSARIPGERAKVALFSTHPQVDAVGATVGVKGVRINAVSQELIGENIDCIEYTTIPELFISRIMSPAIISNVEILKDENGEAQKAIITLPTDQKSKAIGKNGINIRLASMLSGLNIELVESDVKVAQMSDMQDNKEQKEGVDALKALFN; from the coding sequence ATGGAAAAAATTTTAGATATAGTTGAAGCAATAGCAAATGAAAAAGGTCTCAAGTCAGACAAAGTTAAAGAGGCTCTAAAAGCAGCTTTTATACAAACAGCAAAGAGAATAATTAACTCAAAATTTGCCTTTGAAGCTGTAATTAATACTCAAACAAAAACTATTGATATCATTCAAACAATCACAGTTGTCTCAGATAGTGATGAGAGATTAAAAGATGAAGAGATTGCACCTGCATATATCTCTATCACAGAAGCAAGAGAGTATGACGATCAGGTAGAACTTGATGATCAGCTGCAGATTCCACATGACTTAGAAGAGTATGGAAGAACTGCTGCATCTCAGCTACACAGAGAGATTGAGTACCATATTCAAAGAGTTGTAGAAGATGAGATTTTTAACAAGTACAAATCAAAAATAGGCTCTCTTGTAAATGGGCGAGTTACAAGAGTTGACAATCAAAACTCTACCTATATAGAGATAGATGAAATTCGTGCAGTTTTACCTATAAAAAACCGTATTAAAGGTGAAATTTTCAAAGTTGGAGACCACTTAAAAGCGGTTGTTAGACGTGTTGATATGAATAAAGAGAATGGCATACAGATAGAGCTTTCACGAACTTCTCCTAAGTTTTTAGAAGAACTTTTGGCACTTGAAGTTCCAGAGATTTCAGATGGAACTGTAATCGTGGAGAGAAGTGCTCGTATTCCTGGTGAGAGAGCAAAAGTAGCACTCTTTAGCACGCATCCACAAGTTGATGCTGTTGGTGCAACTGTTGGTGTAAAAGGTGTTCGTATAAATGCTGTTAGCCAAGAGCTAATTGGTGAGAACATAGATTGCATAGAGTACACAACTATTCCTGAGTTATTTATATCTAGAATTATGAGTCCTGCTATCATCTCAAATGTTGAGATACTAAAAGATGAAAACGGAGAGGCTCAAAAAGCGATAATAACTCTGCCTACAGATCAAAAATCAAAAGCGATAGGTAAGAATGGTATAAATATCCGTCTTGCTTCAATGCTGAGTGGATTGAACATCGAGCTTGTAGAGAGCGATGTAAAAGTTGCCCAAATGAGTGACATGCAAGATAATAAAGAGCAAAAAGAGGGCGTTGATGCACTTAAGGCGTTGTTTAACTGA
- a CDS encoding ABC transporter permease, with translation MMELLKKLTYILFMLFLISLISFLAIHAAPNSFFGAGELNPNMTPAAINALKAVYGLDKPLHVQYFDWILNISRLNFGISFVSGQDVTSEILKRLPITLIMNITALLSVFALSLYLGVKAALNYEKKSDYLIRQISLISFSMPSFYLALLFIIFFSTTLDIFPIAGLHSIEPKGGVNYYLDMAWHLVLPVGVMIFVGLGSMIIYVRSLTLEILKSDYYYFALSRGIEKKELLRYYILPNLLPPIVTLLGLSLPGLIGGSVILESIFGIEGMGQLFYMSAMSRDYPIIMGTLMITAFLTLVGNMVADVILLKLNPYMKRN, from the coding sequence ATGATGGAATTACTAAAAAAACTTACATACATTTTATTTATGCTTTTTCTTATCTCACTTATTTCATTTTTAGCAATACATGCAGCACCAAATAGCTTTTTTGGCGCAGGAGAGTTAAATCCAAACATGACACCAGCAGCCATTAACGCACTAAAGGCTGTTTATGGGCTTGACAAACCTCTACATGTACAATATTTTGACTGGATTTTAAATATCTCAAGACTAAATTTTGGTATCTCTTTCGTTAGTGGGCAAGATGTAACAAGCGAGATACTAAAACGTCTGCCAATTACTCTGATTATGAATATTACAGCACTTCTTAGCGTCTTTGCTCTATCTTTGTACTTAGGGGTAAAAGCCGCTCTAAATTATGAAAAAAAGAGTGATTACCTTATTCGTCAAATCTCTTTAATCTCTTTTTCTATGCCATCTTTTTATCTTGCACTTCTTTTTATCATATTTTTCTCTACAACGCTAGATATTTTTCCAATAGCAGGTTTGCACTCAATAGAGCCAAAAGGGGGTGTAAATTACTATCTTGATATGGCATGGCACTTGGTTTTGCCAGTAGGTGTGATGATATTTGTGGGGCTAGGAAGCATGATAATCTATGTTCGCTCCCTCACACTAGAGATACTAAAGAGTGACTACTACTATTTTGCACTCTCTAGAGGAATAGAAAAAAAAGAGCTGCTGCGCTACTACATACTTCCAAATCTTCTTCCTCCAATTGTTACACTTCTTGGTCTCTCTCTTCCTGGGCTAATAGGCGGAAGTGTAATTTTAGAGTCAATTTTTGGCATAGAGGGGATGGGGCAGCTATTTTATATGAGTGCAATGAGTCGTGATTACCCAATAATTATGGGAACTTTGATGATAACAGCATTTTTAACGTTAGTTGGAAATATGGTGGCAGATGTCATACTCCTAAAGTTAAATCCATACATGAAGAGAAACTAA
- the fabI gene encoding enoyl-ACP reductase FabI has product MLMKGKKGLIVGLANNKSIAYGIAKACADQGAEMAFTYLNDALKKRVEPIAAELGSDKVYELDVSNEAHMSNIASLVEKDFGKIDFLVHSVAFAPKEALSEPFMKTTKQAFAIAMDISVYSLIDLTNRLESVLSDDASIITLSYLGGPKYIVNYNVMGVAKAALESTVRYMAVELGKKGQRVNAISAGPIRTLAAAGIGDFKQILNWNEINAPLKKNVTIEQVGNSAMYLLSDLASGVTGEIHYVDAGYNIMGMAAAEENEEGKTVLSWDAAK; this is encoded by the coding sequence ATGTTAATGAAGGGCAAAAAAGGCTTAATAGTAGGATTGGCAAACAATAAATCAATCGCATACGGTATAGCAAAAGCGTGTGCAGATCAAGGTGCCGAGATGGCATTTACATATTTAAACGATGCACTTAAAAAAAGAGTTGAACCGATTGCAGCCGAACTTGGAAGCGATAAAGTATATGAGCTAGACGTATCTAATGAGGCTCACATGTCAAATATAGCTTCACTTGTCGAAAAAGATTTTGGTAAGATTGACTTTTTGGTTCACTCCGTAGCATTTGCACCTAAAGAGGCATTAAGCGAGCCGTTTATGAAAACTACAAAACAGGCATTTGCTATTGCTATGGATATCTCTGTTTACTCTTTGATTGATTTAACAAACCGCCTAGAGTCTGTTTTATCAGACGATGCTTCAATTATTACTCTCTCATATTTAGGCGGACCTAAATATATAGTGAATTATAACGTTATGGGTGTTGCAAAAGCGGCTCTTGAATCAACGGTTAGATATATGGCAGTTGAGCTTGGTAAAAAAGGTCAACGTGTAAATGCAATATCTGCAGGACCTATTAGAACTCTTGCTGCTGCAGGGATAGGCGACTTTAAACAGATTCTTAACTGGAACGAGATTAATGCACCTTTAAAGAAAAATGTAACAATTGAGCAAGTAGGCAACTCTGCTATGTATCTTTTAAGTGATTTGGCATCAGGCGTAACAGGGGAGATTCACTATGTTGATGCAGGATATAATATAATGGGTATGGCAGCGGCAGAGGAGAACGAAGAGGGTAAAACAGTTCTCTCTTGGGATGCTGCTAAATAA
- the miaB gene encoding tRNA (N6-isopentenyl adenosine(37)-C2)-methylthiotransferase MiaB — MQGMKKLFIETLGCAMNSRDSEHMIAELSEKEGYETTNDLSSADLIIINTCSVREKPVAKLFSELGVFNKRKKEGAKIGVCGCTASHLGEEIIKRAPYVSFVLGARNVSKISEVLHKERAVEIDINYDESEFAFNDFRTSPYKAYINISIGCDKSCTYCIVPKTRGEEISIPTELILREAQKAVKGGAKEIFLLGQNVNNYGRRFSGEHEKVSFSELLRRLSKIDALERIRFTSPHPFHMDDEFIEEFSSNPKICKSMHMPLQSGSSKVLKDMKRGYTKEWFLNRVQKLRAMSPDVSISTDIIVAFPGESDEDFEETLSIMREVKFDQIFSFKYSPRPETEAEHFTNIVDEDVASSRLTTLQNLAVNILDEKNKTHLGKIYRVYFEDLNQDYYASGRSDNNLLIKVKGSDELLGEFRDVKITDIGRTILSGEIVG; from the coding sequence ATGCAGGGTATGAAGAAACTTTTTATTGAGACTTTAGGTTGTGCAATGAACTCACGAGACAGTGAGCATATGATTGCAGAGCTAAGCGAGAAAGAGGGTTATGAAACCACAAATGACCTCTCGAGCGCAGATTTAATCATAATTAACACTTGTTCAGTTAGAGAAAAGCCTGTAGCAAAACTCTTCTCAGAACTGGGAGTTTTCAACAAAAGGAAAAAAGAGGGTGCAAAGATAGGTGTTTGTGGCTGTACAGCTTCACACCTTGGAGAAGAGATAATCAAACGTGCACCTTATGTAAGCTTTGTTTTGGGTGCAAGAAATGTATCTAAGATAAGTGAAGTTTTACACAAAGAAAGAGCAGTGGAGATAGATATAAATTATGATGAGAGCGAATTTGCTTTTAATGATTTTAGAACATCTCCATATAAAGCATACATAAATATCTCAATAGGATGTGATAAATCTTGCACATACTGTATAGTTCCAAAAACACGTGGAGAAGAGATATCAATCCCAACAGAACTTATTTTACGTGAAGCACAAAAAGCTGTAAAAGGCGGTGCAAAAGAGATTTTTCTCTTAGGACAAAACGTAAACAACTATGGTCGCCGTTTCTCAGGTGAACATGAAAAGGTTAGCTTTAGTGAACTTCTTCGCCGCCTTAGCAAGATAGATGCGCTTGAGAGAATCCGCTTTACATCTCCTCACCCTTTTCACATGGATGATGAGTTTATAGAGGAGTTTTCCTCAAACCCAAAAATTTGTAAATCAATGCACATGCCACTTCAAAGCGGCTCTAGCAAAGTTTTAAAAGATATGAAAAGAGGCTATACTAAAGAGTGGTTTTTAAATAGAGTTCAAAAATTAAGAGCTATGTCGCCTGATGTAAGTATAAGCACTGACATAATCGTCGCTTTTCCAGGTGAGAGTGATGAAGATTTTGAAGAGACACTCTCTATTATGAGAGAAGTTAAGTTTGATCAGATTTTCTCATTTAAGTACTCACCTCGTCCAGAGACAGAAGCTGAACACTTTACAAATATAGTAGATGAAGATGTGGCATCAAGCAGACTTACTACCCTTCAAAACTTAGCAGTTAACATACTAGATGAAAAAAACAAAACGCATCTTGGAAAAATATATCGTGTCTATTTTGAAGATTTAAATCAAGACTACTATGCAAGTGGTAGAAGTGATAACAACTTGCTCATAAAAGTAAAAGGCTCTGATGAACTCCTTGGAGAGTTTAGAGATGTAAAGATAACAGACATTGGAAGAACTATCCTAAGTGGAGAAATAGTTGGCTAA
- a CDS encoding mechanosensitive ion channel family protein, with the protein MQNLINILSIETIFELFILAVVTLFISILLYYLSKKYLLRVIHKFIHKTKNSWDDIFLKIGFFEELIKIIPPLIILFSLKFYPQNISSAISNIVEFWIAIVAIKIVDKFLSGILEIYSAYDISKDKPIKGYIQLIKMVVYILGTIVAICILFGISLWGVLSGVGAFTAVLMFIFKDTILSLVASVQITANDLFKVGDWIEAPNFGADGEVIDIALHSVKVQNWDKTIVTIPTYKFMENSFKNWRGMSQSGGRRIKRSLFIDANSIKFCTPELLEKLSEIEILKDYLHEKTKVVDTTHKVTLNERKLTNIGTFREYVKRYLINNPNIDNKNFTFLVRQLQPTSKGIPLEVYAFSNKNKWAEYEDIQSDIFDHLLVALREFELKLYQEPSGEIGTLK; encoded by the coding sequence ATGCAAAATCTAATCAATATTCTCTCCATTGAAACCATTTTTGAACTCTTTATATTGGCGGTAGTAACCCTTTTTATCTCAATACTGCTCTACTATCTATCAAAAAAATATCTCCTAAGAGTCATACACAAATTTATCCATAAAACAAAAAATAGCTGGGATGATATCTTCTTAAAGATTGGTTTTTTTGAAGAGCTCATAAAGATTATCCCACCTCTTATAATTCTATTTTCACTAAAGTTTTATCCTCAAAACATAAGTAGCGCCATCTCCAATATAGTAGAATTTTGGATAGCAATAGTCGCAATAAAGATAGTAGATAAATTTTTATCAGGAATCTTAGAAATTTACAGCGCCTATGATATATCTAAAGATAAGCCCATAAAAGGTTATATCCAACTAATCAAAATGGTTGTATATATTCTAGGCACTATTGTTGCGATATGTATATTATTTGGCATATCTCTGTGGGGCGTTTTAAGCGGAGTAGGGGCGTTTACAGCAGTTCTTATGTTTATATTTAAAGATACTATTCTCTCTCTTGTTGCAAGTGTTCAAATCACAGCAAACGATTTATTTAAAGTAGGTGACTGGATAGAAGCTCCAAATTTTGGTGCTGATGGAGAGGTTATAGATATCGCACTCCACTCGGTAAAAGTTCAAAACTGGGATAAAACAATCGTTACTATCCCCACATATAAGTTTATGGAAAACTCTTTTAAAAACTGGAGAGGAATGTCACAAAGTGGAGGAAGGCGCATAAAGCGCTCTCTTTTTATAGATGCCAACTCCATAAAATTTTGTACACCAGAGCTTTTAGAAAAACTCTCTGAGATAGAGATTTTAAAAGATTACCTCCATGAAAAAACAAAAGTAGTCGATACAACCCATAAAGTTACACTAAATGAGAGAAAACTGACAAATATAGGAACATTTAGAGAGTATGTAAAGAGATATTTGATAAACAACCCAAACATCGATAACAAAAATTTCACCTTTCTTGTAAGACAGCTACAGCCAACTTCAAAAGGAATCCCACTCGAAGTATATGCTTTTAGCAACAAAAATAAGTGGGCAGAGTATGAAGATATCCAGTCCGATATTTTCGACCATCTTCTAGTGGCGCTTAGGGAGTTTGAGTTAAAGTTATATCAAGAGCCCTCAGGAGAGATTGGCACTCTAAAATAG
- a CDS encoding lysophospholipid acyltransferase family protein — MAKRLLRAFALLVVPFIASLLMRLLYATNKKEFHSPDTISNEPTIFACWHGELLMLPYLYSKYRKTPHAKVLISSHFDGMLISKTIKYFGLGTIAGSTNRNAARVLIQAISAIKDGYDIGITPDGPKGPRHEVADGIIAMAQKTKAKIVLVEIKPTKFWQLKSWDKFKIPKPFGTLNYYSTAPIDVSDMDTLSAKKLIKEGLLKHEK; from the coding sequence TTGGCTAAGAGGCTGCTTCGTGCATTTGCACTTTTAGTTGTTCCTTTTATAGCTTCGCTACTTATGAGACTTCTTTATGCTACAAACAAAAAAGAGTTTCACTCTCCAGATACCATCTCTAATGAGCCAACAATCTTTGCATGTTGGCATGGAGAGCTTTTAATGCTCCCTTATCTCTACTCAAAATATAGAAAAACTCCACATGCAAAAGTTCTTATTTCAAGCCATTTTGATGGAATGTTAATCTCAAAAACAATAAAATATTTTGGATTAGGAACCATTGCAGGCTCAACTAACAGAAACGCAGCAAGAGTTTTGATACAGGCAATCTCTGCCATAAAAGATGGCTATGATATAGGAATAACTCCAGATGGACCAAAAGGTCCTCGTCATGAAGTAGCTGATGGTATAATAGCTATGGCGCAAAAAACAAAGGCAAAAATAGTTTTAGTTGAGATAAAGCCGACAAAATTTTGGCAGTTAAAGAGCTGGGATAAGTTTAAAATTCCTAAGCCATTTGGTACACTAAATTACTACTCTACTGCTCCCATTGATGTAAGCGATATGGACACTTTGAGTGCAAAAAAATTGATTAAAGAGGGGCTTTTAAAACATGAAAAATAA